A region from the Onychostoma macrolepis isolate SWU-2019 chromosome 18, ASM1243209v1, whole genome shotgun sequence genome encodes:
- the si:dkey-238c7.16 gene encoding uncharacterized protein si:dkey-238c7.16, protein MGAKLSRKKSEAGIGAETVGPTVEEGSPVAENAEQKSSEGEVQEESMPAEEKTIGEPGSSTGVLQSLTQAVGETVNAVTEQIAAPVEDVVNKGIEAVESALASVSLIEKKPEPEQKSEPVVDLADSGVLQEPSLLDDLLKSPLSEALISGVTMVSEAMTSEKVEDKISNPAPAENKDLLECLDKVETPSVDLLDCKLTHESTIPNSDPPFTLEDMGQNAVDAVNLI, encoded by the coding sequence ATGGGAGCAAAGCTCAGCCGGAAGAAGAGTGAAGCAGGGATAGGAGCAGAGACAGTAGGTCCAACTGTAGAAGAGGGCTCACCTGTGGCTGAAAATGCAGAGCAGAAATCTTCTGAAGGTGAGGTTCAAGAAGAAAGCATGCCTGCAGAAGAGAAGACCATCGGTGAGCCTGGCTCTTCAACCGGTGTTCTGCAGAGTCTTACACAAGCTGTAGGAGAAACGGTCAACGCAGTCACTGAACAGATTGCTGCACCGGTGGAAGATGTTGTAAACAAAGGTATTGAAGCAGTGGAGTCCGCACTGGCATCCGTCAGCCTGATTGAGAAGAAACCTGAGCCTGAACAGAAGTCTGAACCTGTAGTAGATCTCGCCGATTCTGGTGTTCTCCAAGAACCCAGCCTCTTGGATGACCTGCTGAAATCTCCACTCTCAGAAGCCCTCATTTCTGGAGTCACGATGGTGAGTGAAGCTATGACCAGTGAGAAGGTGGAAGACAAAATTAGCAATCCTGCACCAGCTGAGAACAAGGATTTGTTGGAATGTCTGGATAAGGTGGAGACGCCTTCAGTGGACCTCCTGGACTGTAAACTGACCCATGAATCCACAATCCCTAACTCTGATCCACCATTCACTTTGGAAGATATGGGACAGAATGCAGTTGACGCAGTCAACCTTATATAA